Genomic window (Candidatus Marinimicrobia bacterium CG08_land_8_20_14_0_20_45_22):
TATCGTCAGATGGGAGGTGTAAAGTGATTCTGAAAATCGTCATTGGATTACTCACAGGTTTCGCTTTCGGATTAATCTTACAACGCACCGGCATCACTAAATATCCCCGCGTCACCGGATTGCTTCTGCTCAAGGACTTCAAAATCCTGAAGTTTATGCTGACGGCGGTGATTATTTCCATGATCGGATTCCAGGTGATGAAGTATTTCGGTATCATCGAATTCAATCCCAAACCACTGGATTGGGGCAAATTGGTCGGCGGACTGCTTTTTGGAGTCGGGATGGGATTGTCGAACAATTCACGCAATTTTACCAAATGGAATTTATAGGAAAGCGGGTTTAAAATGATTGAAATTACTATCGTCGGATCCGGCTGTCTGAATTGCCGGAGACTCGAAGCGCTTTGTCGGGAAATAGTCGAGGAAAATAACATTCTAGCCAGCATCTCTAAAGTAACGGATTGGCGGCAGTTCACCGCTCTGGGAATCATGCTAACGCCTGGACTGCTGATTAACGGTAACGTCGTTTCCAGCGGGAAAATACCAGTTAAAGCTACATTGACGCACTGGATTCTAAATGCGGCGAAATCGTGATCATGTGGCTAAAAGAGCGCTTTGAATTATTACGCTTAAATGCTTTTAAAACTGAACACTGCTCAGTTATTTTACGAATTTTTTAAAACCGGGGCGGGGACCACTAGCACTTCATGAATGACTTTTTCAATAGTTACTTTCGGGAGTGAGCCAATTGCCATTTGCGGTTGACCTTCCATCGGTATAAACAAGATAGAAGGTATGCTTCGGATATTAAAGATGCTGGCTAATTCGGATTCCTGATCCGTATTTATTTTATAGACCTTAATCTTACCCTCATACTTTTTTGCCATATCTTCGAGAATTGGCGAAACCATTTTGCAGGGTTGACACCAGTCGGCGTAGAAGTCGATAATGCACGGAACGTCGCCGGTATATTTCCATTCGGAAAATTTCTCATAGTCAAATACATCGGTTATGAATTTTTGTTTTGTTAATTTTTCAGACATTTTAATCTCCATTGAATTCTAATATTTTTACATTTTGATTGGTTTGAGAAAATTCACGTAAAATGGTTACAACTAAAAATTGTGCCCGATTGACAAATAAACGAGATTCCTTCCGTGTAAATTAAATCCGTAATCCAGCGAGATCGGACCGACGGGCGTGGGAATGAGTACGCCGGTTTTAAAACCGGGGCGAAGTTCGCGCCAGTTGAAATATTGGATATCTTCCCAAACGTTTCCAAATTTTCCGGTAAGTTGATAATAGATGCCCGACGCCAGCGGCGCGCGGACACCAATTCCGACAGATAGGATTAATCGTCCCCACAATTCATCCTGATGATAGCCCGGCAGAGATTCACTTCCGCCCAGACGGAATTTCTCGAATATCGACAAGGCGGAATTGAGATAACCCAACTGAAGATTTGTTGAAAAAGTGTATTTATCGTTGAAAGTTTCAAAAGATGACGATTCGACTGAGAACCGATCGAATAGAAGCAGTTTGTTTTTATTGAAGGAATGTTGAAAAAGGACATTGTTAATGCGACCTCGAGTCGGTAGATCGATATCATCCGTGTTTTCGACGAGAATCCTGAGCAACAGACTGCCGGTTTCATAACTGGTTTTCGAAATTATAGGGCGATAACTACTGTCGGATTCTACATTCGTCGATTCGTATTGAAAACCAACTGAAGTCAGACCTACTCGCTTAACTTGAACGCCGCCGCTGAATTCTAAACCGGTTTTAGTGAATTCGCCGAAACTCGTGCGTTTCATGTTTTGGTAAAGCGGTATATTTTCTTCCTGT
Coding sequences:
- a CDS encoding thioredoxin family protein; translation: MIEITIVGSGCLNCRRLEALCREIVEENNILASISKVTDWRQFTALGIMLTPGLLINGNVVSSGKIPVKATLTHWILNAAKS
- the trxA gene encoding thioredoxin, producing MSEKLTKQKFITDVFDYEKFSEWKYTGDVPCIIDFYADWCQPCKMVSPILEDMAKKYEGKIKVYKINTDQESELASIFNIRSIPSILFIPMEGQPQMAIGSLPKVTIEKVIHEVLVVPAPVLKNS